AGAAGATGGAAGAGCTGCTTATAGTCCTGTGGCACTGTTCACAGTTTTGTCTGTAGCTCCCATAGCGGCAGGAGGAGTAGGTAGTACAGCCAGACAGCCCCACTAAATCCATGAGAACAGCTTCTGAATAGCTTGGTACCAGTTGCTGGTTAGACCGGATGTGCCACTCTAGCTCAGTACTATCCACTGTGTTGACCCGTGGCATCCTCCGGCAGAAAGGGCGTTCTTCAGCAGGCGTTACCGCCACATAATCAAATCCAAAGAGTTTCTCTACATGGTAGTGAACATAAGAAGTGCGGTACTCATTCAAGACTCTCAAGGGCCAGGACAAAGTTAAGAGAGCAGCCACCCAGAAAACATAGTGGGAGACATACCAAGGTAGGTTGTCTGGGTCTGAGAAGGCCACCATATATTCTTTGAAGTCCACATTCTTGAGATGCATGCCTTCCCTTGCCTCCATATAGTCATCCAGTCCCTCATTCTCTGTGAAGAAGCGGGCCCTCTGGGTCAGATAGGAGTTCTCGGACTCTACATTAGCAAAGCTGAAGCACTTGGTGAAGCGAAGTCGAGTAGATGGGAAATTCTCCAGGTCTATCAGGTCTTTTGAAATGTCTTTCACTCCACAGTTCGAGTAGTCAAATTCTGCTTCTGCCACATGAGTGTTGACCCTCTCATGGTACACTTGGGTGGTGGTATAAGCATCCCCATTGCGGTAGCGGGTAACCTGGCGAGTCCTCCTGACATAATGGTAGCTGATGGCTTTCCACCAGATGCACGGTGTGGCCTGCTGCATCCTTTGGACACGCTCATGCACACTTTCTACATCCACCTTGTACTGCAGTTCATTGCGGGTGTAACAGTGCCAGCACTCCACAAGATAGACAACGTAGAGCATCACCAGGAAGGCCAAGGGAATGTAGACGTAGCCATTAGAGCACGGACTGTCGTGGTACATCATGGACTTTCCCTTGTATGCACTGTCAAATGTCAGCCGGGTCACCTTAGTCACATGGCACCACGTCATGGCTCCCATACAGCCGTACATGAGGAGGGATAGAACCAGGCACTTCCAGTGTGACTCCCTACAGAGAGACTTGCTCAGGGATTGCTTCACTGGCCGCTGCTGCTCCAGATGGCACGGGGAAAATGAGGAgataggagagaaaagaaagagaaattacgATATGgtaaaggaaaaggggaaagccaCAGAGCTGCACTACCTCCTTAATTAACATAATTGGTAGAGAATGAGTCCCAGCCGAACATCCCCAGAGGCACTAAATCTTACTGAGTGGCTACCCAAGATAAATCCTTTCACCTGGCAGGCAAAAGAAGCTGGAAGTCTGCTTTATGTGTGAAATATGTGATTGTTTCCCAAGATCCATAATGTATACCCCCAAGTTACTGAAATGGGAAATCTGTGCCACTcatgaacagggggttggacctgatggccttgtaggccccttccaacttcacttttctatgattctatgtccaTCCTCATGCCCCTCCTGAATGCTCATGAAATGTGGCCTGACGGCATGTTTGTCTGGTCTGCAAGTTATGAGCATATGGCCATATTCTATCACTCTGAATGAAACAGTTGGGTGGCTGTTCCATCAATTATTTCATGTTACATAGTAGGATAAGAAATGACTCTATTCTCTCTTACCCATCTACCCACCCACTCGTGAATATATTTCCACTATGCCTAAGAT
The Pogona vitticeps strain Pit_001003342236 chromosome 1, PviZW2.1, whole genome shotgun sequence genome window above contains:
- the TMEM151B gene encoding transmembrane protein 151B codes for the protein MSPPASAAAASSSSERGSSASVPQEEAEGARDEQRPVKQSLSKSLCRESHWKCLVLSLLMYGCMGAMTWCHVTKVTRLTFDSAYKGKSMMYHDSPCSNGYVYIPLAFLVMLYVVYLVECWHCYTRNELQYKVDVESVHERVQRMQQATPCIWWKAISYHYVRRTRQVTRYRNGDAYTTTQVYHERVNTHVAEAEFDYSNCGVKDISKDLIDLENFPSTRLRFTKCFSFANVESENSYLTQRARFFTENEGLDDYMEAREGMHLKNVDFKEYMVAFSDPDNLPWYVSHYVFWVAALLTLSWPLRVLNEYRTSYVHYHVEKLFGFDYVAVTPAEERPFCRRMPRVNTVDSTELEWHIRSNQQLVPSYSEAVLMDLVGLSGCTTYSSCRYGSYRQNCEQCHRTISSSSIFSRSALSICNGSPRIPFSSSRFSLGRLYGSRRSCLWQSRSGSLNEQSCPTEQTRLSSQVTVEEEDPPPYQDALYFPILIVHRNEGCLNHDHRHLHRNGSCVETSL